The genomic segment AGTGTGTACAGCTTGTCAATACGCCGTAACGTATTACTGCACACACTAGATAAGAGGAGGGTAGAAGCGAACGGAATAACGGTTTTAAGTTAATACTGGAAGAAAAAGTGACGTTTCGGAGTATCGGTATTCGACTAGATCGATAGAACTTGGTTTTTGGTGGTGTTGCTGGCCTGTATATCTGCACAATTCCGTAATGATATGGGATGTAGTATTGCGTTCCCGNNNNNNNNNNNNNNNNNNNNNNNNNNNNNNNNNNNNNNNNNNNNNNNNNNNNNNNNNNNNNNNNNNNNNNNNNNNNNNNNNNNNNNNNNNNNNNNNNNNNTATGCTGTACTAAACAGGTATTTGTTACTCTTGTATTATAGATAGTTCGTGGGCGGCTGCCAGCTTTTAGAAGCTCAGTCGTCGCTGTAGTTATTGATTAAATAGGTGTGGCGATTTGAagcatagacatataaataaatggacTGCGCTTAGAGAGAGAAATCATGAAACCGACATTGATGAGAGAGATACAAACTGTTGGGGGCAAGCATGGGGGAAATAAttgaatagtcaaattattccatgatattatttatgactttatcaaatatcaatgatgGTTATCACTACTTATcagttttataatctataaattacaataatttcatggcatgaatgaaatataattattatttctttcatgATTGCCCCCAACAGTTTCTATCTCACTCACACAATGTACATTTCAGATTCAGATAGACAGGGGGTGAGGAAAGCGCAgtccatttattaatatgtctatgatttGAAGTATTCTTTtagtaaaaactttttattttgatgtCGTAAAGTGCGAGCTCCGGCACGCACTCTATGGAAGGTGTTTGCAACGTTCACATTGATCATAAATTGTGCGTACGATCAATGTGAAACGTATGATAGATGTGACTGTTGATGCTTATAAGCATTGTCTTCGTCTCCTGCAGCTAGCGCGAACTTTATATTGCTTGTAATGATGTTATACGTTACATAAAGTGGTAATTACCGTCGGCGGCACCGATATAGGCACACTGTCATCATGACAGTGTCATGACAGTGCCATGTTGCGCATGACTACTCCCCTAGAGCGCACGGGTAATaccaaaattgtattgattctGTCTCGTTACAACATCTTTACCAAATGTTGTATATACTGACCAAGATGTTTCAATTGTGAACATTtctaaaatatggttttaaatttaattaacaagtTTACTTATTATCTCttacaattacaaatattttgtaggaACCAACCGTTGTTTATAATGAAGTCGCAGAATATACTGAAATGTCTTCGACGAATTATATCTGTGAACCACGACATGacgtatgaataatattatagaaaattctattaaatatcATTTGACTTATGATTAAATActtttgtaacataatataattcaggaatctttatttgatttaataaataagagTGTGGCTATTAAATTACCAGCGAAATGGTATACTGATGTTTCgttaaaaagttttgaaaagaaattaacaaagtcatttttcaaattaactgaATTCAATCAGGATTACCGacgtattatttcaaaacaactGATAGTAACTCAAGGTAAGAATAACCTACCCATTGTTTAAAgtgaatttatattgttatacattttatactggctgtattttattataattttaaacagatTCTAAGATTATAGTTCATGTaatgaataaagaaattaatgaggaacaacaacaacagtatTTTCCAATGTTACGTCATTCAGTGATATCTGTACAAGATATAGAATGTGCGATTGAAAATCTTGatatgttaaaaatgtgttatggTGCTGTTTTAACAAGTAAATTTCCGATTGTAAAAGCATCAATCGGTTCTCAATGTGTAAAGGTTAATGGTTATTGGAAACACTTGAACTGTTCCAGTTTTATAAGGGACAACAGgtattaaatattcttattagttttaataaataataaattttcagATAACATAAGATGTTATctgaaataaattgtattctttagatttaataatgtttacctatatatcTTGTGTAAGTaagtaactaattaattaattaatgtttttgctTTTTAACTATGATGAAGACCTAGCTGTTTATGGTGTATGAGGTTACTATACTCAATCAGAAAAAAgtcttattaaatttcaaaggGTAAACAAGTTAGAGCATATTTCTCCCCTAGTAAAAGacatcatttaaataaattcagatGTATAACAAATAAAGTAAGACTTCAGGTATCCaggacaataaataaaaattctcaattaaaatcacatttaatatcaataaaaaatcaaatgaaaGAAGTCTCAAATAGCACCTTAACAAAATTAATCGAAGACTCAGGAATTTCAAAATGTCAATCAATTTTACTACACGAAATATTTGCAActgctaaatttaaaaatccaaaaagTAGACATTTTTCTGACAATTGGATGATTCTTTGTCTTCTATTTCAAATAaggtttatatatatgtgtttttattgtactgtttatattatatatatatgtttgtgtttaaattttcttttaattaattaaaaattattcgaatattatAGATCTCCATCGGGATATAAGTTCTTACGCGACTGAGGCTTATTACCTCTGCCATGTGTTACAACTATTAGAAGACATTTATTAGCTATTAAAAGTGAATGTGGATTcgacaatacatttttcagcttattaaaaaaaaaaattcttaaataaaacacaaaaccaaaaaaaaggtgttttattattagatgACATTTTTTTGCGTTCAAGCATAAATGTAAATAGCAGAACACTGACATATAGTGGCTTGGAAAATTTTGGTCAAGAAGTAGAACCCAAAATATCAAGGTCTGAGCAAGCTGACCATGGTTGGTCATGGCTTGGTGTTTATATGGCAAAGTTTGGCTGATAATATAACCCAACCTATAGCTGTATTTGCATCAAAAGGACCAGTTAAAGGTCAGTCAttcttgtattattaaaaaaatatattttatatttaacttatatcagtacctactaatttcaaaaattacaggTGTCGATCTTGCTAAATTGGTTTTCAAAGCTATTATGATATTAGAAGATTCTGGGTTGCAAGTTGTAGCACTTACAAGTGATGGAGCTTCAACAAACAAAACTATGTACAAAATGTTGGGTGTAAGTGGTAAAAGAgcagatttaaaaaattactttcaaAACCCTTATGATGAAACACATAAAGGTTTTGTTCTGTGTGATGCTCCACatactgtaaaaaatataaggaaccgattatatcaaaataaatattttaaagtaaacaatattagaatttttaatttaaatatttaatttttttgtattttaatattataatatgaaattgaaattgtttaataaGGAACTAAGACTTTTAAGAAAAAGAACATAGACCTTATAAGCGGACTGTATACGTTTATTTACGATATAGTAACAATTGTGGAGCCGCTCGTTGTGCTCGGTACAAACTTCCATACGCGACtggttacatataatatgagataAATAAGGTCTCTGTCAAGACAGCGAACGATAACACGACTCGAGCGCTAACATACTCCCGgcattgaaaatattgattttcaacataaacaataaaaagttactaattatacatatatcgtaggcatatacagaaaaatatataaataattacaatattaataagaataaattagTTTCAAATCTTATCGaacaaacatattcgacaaACACGTAAATAGtatcataattcaaaataaataaattaattaataattaatgaatagctaataaaatagaaaagtgaaaataaaaaaaaagaacacgtacatataatttataaataagaacaAAGTAACAGTATAACATCACATACTATAATCtgacattatttaatttcatattgtataatacatttttaatacattttttatacgttttttaatcaatattaccCTCAAAAGGAAGTGGACATAACGTTCGAACTGCCCTTTTCAACTTACGGCCTGCTGACATGACTTCTGCTGACCGAATGACTCCGTCGGAACCTCGGTAGATGTGGTCGACTAGCCCCAATCGCCATTGCAATGGGGATAGATTGTCCTCCTTCACTAGAACTACTGTTCCCACATTCAGCTTCGGACCCTTCTCCTTAGACCATTTGGACCTCTCTTGAAGTTGACATAAGTACTCTTTACTCCAACGGCGCCATAACTGTTGTGAATATTGAGTAATTCTACGCCAACGTGTTAATCGATTAACTGGTATAGCGGTTACGTCATCTTCTGGTACCGCGGTGAGAGAATCTCCTATAAGGAAGTGCCCAGGAGTGAGCGGGCTGGGATCAGAAGGATCAGTAGATAAGGTGGTTAAGGGACGCGAGTTCAAGCAGGCTTCGGCGCGCGTTAGTACAGTACATAATTCTTCGTATGTTNNNNNNNNNNNNNNNNNNNNNNNNNNNNNNNNNNNNNNNNNNNNNNNNNNNNNNNNNNNNNNNNNNNNNNNNNNNNNNNNNNNNNNNNNNNNNNNNNNNNNNNNNNNNNNNNNNNNNNNNNNNNNNNNNNNNNNNNNNNNNNNNNNNNNNNNNNNNNNNNNNNNNNNNNNNNNNNNNNNNNNNNNNNNNNNNNNNNNNNNNNNNNNNNNNNNNNNNNNNNNNNNNNNNNNNNNNNNNNNNNNNNNNNNNNNNNNNNNNNNNNNNNNNNNNNNNNNNNNNNNNNNNNNNNNNNNNNNNNNNNNNNNNNNNNNNNNNNNNNNNNNNNNNNNNNNNNNNNNNNNNNNNNNNNNNNNNNNNNNNNNNNNNNNNNNNNNNNNNNNNNNNNNNNNNNNNNNNNNNNNNNNNNNNNNNNNNNNNNNNNNNNNNNNNNNNNNNNNNNNNNNNNNNNNNNNNNNNNNNNNNNNNNNNNNNNNNNNNNNNNNNNNNNNNNNNNNNNNNNNNNNNNNNNNNNNNNNNNNNNNNNNNNNNNNNNNNNNNNNNNNNNNNNNNNNNNNNNNNNNNNNNNNNNNNNNNNNNNNNNNNNNNNNNNNNNNNCCAATATTTGTGAGATTTCTTTGCAAATCTTCTTGCGATTGTTTCGATTggaataattgatatatttcttttaattttctatttgcaCCAACGAAATTTGTCGCATTATCGCTATATATAACAATGCTCTTACCGCGGCGATCGAAAAAACGGTTTAACGCGTTCAAGAATGCTTTCGTTGTTAAATCACTAACTGCCTCGATATGAACGGCCTTGGTCGTTAAACACACAAAAATACATGCGTATGTTTTGATAATCGGTGACTTACGTAACGAACTCGATTTTATTGAGAACGGACCGGCGAAGTCTAtgccacattttaaaaatgctcGTCCCGGTTGCACGCGGTCACCGGGCAAGTCGCCCATAATAGGTTGTACAAAAATAGGTTTATTACGAAAACATTTTACGCATTTGTGAACTGTATTGCGCGCTAGATTTCGACCGTTAATTGGCCAATATTTTAGCCGAATAGATGATAATAAAGCCTGTGGTCCACCGTGCATTTGAAGTATATGTTTTTCATGGAATAACATTTTCGCAAGTAAACAGTTCGCGGGTAATGCGATGGGGTGACGTTGAAAAATGTCAATTGTCGCAGCGTTTTTCAATCTGCCGCCAACGCGAATGACGCCATTACTATCGATAAATGGTCGAAGACGAAAAAGTTTACTGTGGGTCGAAACAGCCTTACCGTTCGAAAGTTCCTGTAGCTCGTCGGCAAAACCGATATTTTGCgtgttttttatcaatttcaaagTTGCCTTTTCCAACTCTTCTGGTTGTAGAAAAcctgttaatttaatattattattcttacgtGCACGCACGTTATTTATAAACCGTAAGCAATATGCTGTTATTCTTAAACACTTGGTCAACGATTCATATTTGTTTAACATAAACTGCTCGTGATTAATGACACACAAAACGTTGATAGTATTTTCTTTACTTTCCGGAATATTGTCTAATTTTCGGTGGTTGTCTGAACTTTCTGCccaattaattttatcttcaGTTAACCACTTGGAACCCGACCACCATAAGTCTAAATTAATTAGCTTAGACGGACAGCAACCTCTAGATATCACGTCAGCCGGGTTATCGCATGTACTGACGTGTTTCCATTCGCCCATCGATGTTTTGCTTTGTATTTCAGCTACTCGATGTGCAACAAACGTTCTTCATTTCGTCGAAGATGAAGCGATCCATGCCAATACTATCATTGAATCGGTCCAAAAATACTGTtgactaatttttaattgtaacttCGGTATTAATTTATTCGCTAAACGTGCTAATAACAGTGCCGCACAAAGTTCTAATCGTGGTAATGATAATGTTTTCAAGGGCGCCACTTTGGATTTTGCGCATATTAAATTAGTATGGTGAATGCCAGCGTTGTCCGTACatctcaaatataaacaacatcCATACGCTAATGTACTAGCGTCCGAAAACCCATGGACCTCAATAATACACGATTTTAAATTGTTCGTAATTTTGCGTGGTATCGATAAACTGTTTAGCGCGGATAATTGTGTTCGATAGTCAAACCATTGTTCGCGTATGTTCACTGAAACGGGTTCGTCCCAATCAATCTTTTCACGCCATAACGCTTGTAGTATTAATTTTGCTCGCACTATTAATGGGCCGACTAAACCCAGCGGGTCGAAAATCGCTGCTATATCGGACAGCATTTCGCGTTTGGTAACAGACATCCCCTCTACCTTTTTATTCTCACGcacgttatattttaatatatctgaCGTAGCATCCCAGAATAAACCTAATACCTTTTTCAAAGAATAATTAAGTTCgtgtttatttgatatttctataTCTTCGATAGGTAGACTTGATGTTATTAAACTTGCGTCGTTTGATGACCATTTTCGTAACGTTAGACCGGCACTGTTCATAACCACAATCAAGCCGTCGCGTATTTTAATTACTTCCTGTTCCGTGTCGGCTCCGGTCAATATGTCGTCCATGTAAAAATCTCTATTGATAATAGGTGTGATGTACGGGTATTGTTCGTGTACCGTTTCGGCAAGTACTCGTAAACAACCTGTCGCTAAATATGATGCAGGTACCGTGCCGTATGTGACCGTGTTCAGTcgatatatttgtataggttgATTTGGGTCCGTGCGCCATAATATTCTTTGATAATCGCGATGCTTATCAGTCATTAATATTTGCCGGTACATTTTAACTATGTCGGCCGTTAAAACGTAATTATGAGTTCGAAATCGCGAAATCgcgaaataatgtataataaatcgtCTTGGATCACCGGGCCCTTTAATAACACGTCATTAAGACTAATACCGTTATCTGTTTTGCAAGACGCGTCGAAC from the Acyrthosiphon pisum isolate AL4f chromosome X, pea_aphid_22Mar2018_4r6ur, whole genome shotgun sequence genome contains:
- the LOC103311263 gene encoding uncharacterized protein LOC103311263, whose product is MYRQILMTDKHRDYQRILWRTDPNQPIQIYRLNTVTYGTVPASYLATGCLRVLAETVHEQYPYITPIINRDFYMDDILTGADTEQEVIKIRDGLIVVMNSAGLTLRKWSSNDASLITSSLPIEDIEISNKHELNYSLKKVLGLFWDATSDILKYNVRENKKVEGMSVTKREMLSDIAAIFDPLGLVGPLIVRAKLILQALWREKIDWDEPVSVNIREQWFDYRTQLSALNSLSIPRKITNNLKSCIIEVHGFSDASTLAYGCCLYLRCTDNAGIHHTNLICAKSKVAPLKTLSLPRLELCAALLLARLANKLIPKLQLKISQQYFWTDSMIVLAWIASSSTK